One Triticum dicoccoides isolate Atlit2015 ecotype Zavitan chromosome 5B, WEW_v2.0, whole genome shotgun sequence genomic window carries:
- the LOC119309684 gene encoding putative wall-associated receptor kinase-like 16 codes for MAERFPGDEAVANGFGRRSLREQESWLLFQANIPAPSDMRVGPTGWRLSNGGVPIPPLPDAVAKPSYFADKVEIARASLTDAELSLPQYAADNHAAGAAYFERLLFGSFCVLYVIGCYSTCKNVTLENGKCSGAGCCQADVPKGIQYYRGYFNENYNTAQIWKDYPCNYMIVMEKAAFSFNTSYVKPKVFYETYKEGVPLVANWVIRPWTCKAAKKNMSTYACISSHSACVDSTTNNPGYHCKCSNEYKGNPYITAGCQDIDECREKANPCGRGICKNTQGKYSCSCHPGNYMANGVCVPIPKSPHFPAVPVVGASVGLVIIVIFVAFACFIQERRKLQNMKQNYFRQHGGLILFEEMKEKQGVTFKIFSEEELQQATNKFSEQQVLGHGGHGTVYKGLFKDNLEVAVKRCMTINEQHKKEFGKEMLILSQINHKNIVKLLGCCLEVEVPMLVYEFVPNSTLFHLIHGNHGRRIPLATRLGIAHESADALSYLHSSTSTPILHGDVKSSNILLDGDYKAKVSDFSASILAPTDESQFVTLVQGTCGYLDPEYMQTCQLTDKSDVYSFGVVLLELLTGKKPFSPDASDQEKSLSMMFMSAVKENKLQEILDDGIKQDNMEVLEEIAELAKQCLEMCGRNRPSMKEVAEKLDRLRKVMQHPWVQLQQNPEENESLLGQRSAMVNSTVVSAEYFSIKKEAVTSLGSG; via the exons ATGGCCGAGCGTTTCCCTGGAGACGAGGCGGTGGCCAACGGCTTCGGTCGCCGTTCGCTCCGTGAACAGgaatcctggctcctgttccaggcgaacatcccggcgccgtcgGACATGCGCGTCGGGCCGACGGGCTGGAGGCTCAGCAATGGGGGGGTGCCCATTCCCCCATTGCCTGACGCTGTCGCCAAGCCATCCTACTTCGCCGACAAGGTCGAGATCgcgcgcgcctccctcaccgacgccgaGCTCTCCctaccccagtacgccgccgacaaccacgcggctggGGCGGCatacttcgagcgcc TTTTGTTTGGTTCGTTTTGTGTGCTGTACGTAATAGGTTGCTATTCCACATGCAAGAATGTCACCCTCGAGAATGGCAAATGCTCTGGCGCTGGCTGTTGTCAAGCCGATGTCCCAAAGGGAATACAGTATTATCGTGGCTATTTCAACGAAAACTACAACACTGCTCAAATATGGAAAGACTACCCTTGCAACTACATGATAGTGATGGAAAAGGCAGCTTTCAGTTTCAACACCAGCTATGTCAAACCCAAAGTATTCTATGAGACATACAAGGAGGGAGTTCCTCTTGTCGCGAACTGGGTAATAAGACCATGGACTTGCAAGGCAGCTAAAAAGAACATGAGTACCTATGCGTGCATCAGCAGCCATAGTGCGTGTGTTGATTCCACCACCAACAATCCAGGTTACCATTGCAAGTGCTCCAATGAGTACAAAGGCAACCCTTACATCACGGCTGGATGCCAAG ATATTGACGAGTGCCGTGAAAAAGCTAATCCTTGTGGCCGAGGGATCTGCAAGAATACGCAGGGGAAATACAGTTGCTCATGCCACCCTGGGAACTATATGGCAAATGGTGTCTGCGTACCAATTCCAAAGTCTCCCCATTTTCCTGCGGTGCCAGTTGTAG GTGCAAGTGTTGGACTTGTCATCATTGTGATTTTTGTTGCCTTTGCATGCTTCATCCAAGAGAGACGGAAGCTACAGAACATGAAACAGAACTACTTCCGGCAGCACGGCGGCCTTATACTATTTGAAGAGATGAAGGAGAAGCAAGGCGTTACATTCAAAATCTTCTCAGAGGAAGAACTGCAGCAAGCCACGAACAAGTTCAGCGAACAACAAGTCTTAGGTCATGGGGGGCACGGGACCGTGTACAAGGGACTTTTCAAGGACAACTTGGAGGTGGCGGTCAAGAGATGCATGACCATCAACGAGCAACACAAGAAAGAGTTCGGTAAGGAGATGCTAATCCTATCCCAAATCAACCACAAAAACATTGTGAAGCTTCTGGGATGCTGCCTCGAAGTGGAAGTCCCCATGTTGGTTTATGAGTTCGTCCCAAACAGCACTCTCTTCCATCTCATCCACGGCAACCATGGCCGACGTATCCCCTTAGCCACTCGCTTGGGGATCGCTCATGAGTCTGCGGACGCGCTCTCCTACCTTCACTCATCCACTTCGACACCAATCCTTCATGGTGATGTCAAGTCCTCCAATATCCTCCTTGATGGCGACTACAAGGCTAAAGTCTCCGACTTCAGTGCCTCTATCCTGGCACCAACCGATGAGTCACAATTTGTAACACTTGTACAAGGGACGTGCGGGTACCTTGACCCGGAGTACATGCAAACATGCCAGTTGACAGACAAGAGTGACGTGTACAGCTTTGGTGTCGTTCTTCTGGAGCTGCTCACGGGGAAGAAGCCCTTTAGTCCTGATGCCTCTGACCAAGAGAAGAGCCTATCAATGATGTTTATGTCTGCAGTGAAGGAGAATAAGCTTCAGGAGATCTTGGATGATGGGATCAAGCAAGACAACATGGaggttcttgaagagatcgcggagcTAGCGAAGCAATGCTTGGAGATGTGCGGTAGGAATAGGCCATCGATGAAGGAAGTTGCAGAGAAGCTTGATAGGTTGAGGAAGGTGATGCAACATCCCTGGGTGCAACTGCAGCAAAACCCTGAAGAGAACGAAAGTTTACTTGGGCAGCGATCGGCAATGGTCAACTCGACGGTTGTTAGTGCTGAATATTTTAGCATCAAGAAGGAAGCAGTGACGAGTCTGGGATCTGGCTGA